The Ptychodera flava strain L36383 chromosome 14, AS_Pfla_20210202, whole genome shotgun sequence genome segment ACGCATAGTTTATATCTTTGTAATATTAGTACTTGGCGCAGGCCAATTGGACGTCAGACTTTAAACAATACACAACTCTTGTATGCTATTAGCTGAACAACTCAAACAGTACACGCACAGGTAAAAGTTAGGTTCTATATTTATGTACCTAAAAAATGAAACGTACTTCGCCACGGCAAACGTTCATATGACGCTCCTCTCTctaattgtaataaaaaaatccatCCTTGGTTCATCAAGCAAAATACAGAACACATTGCCTTTTATCGATATCCCAGTATTAGAAGTTCTAAAtgccccctcccctcccccatTTTGATGATATTGCAAATAATCTTTTCCACAACGAATAATGCTTCGAATAAATTCGGTAGACTATCGATGGTAGTCGATcatgtaatgtatttcagaAGATAATGCTAAAACAGGGGCGTTATTAAGACTGTGTACTTCTACAGACGCGTTCTGCAGATAAATCCGGCTGAGGAGCCTGTTCCACCATATAAAGATATCTATACAAATTTTACAGGTACACTTATTACCATATATGGAGATTCTCATTATATCTTGCCTTCTGGTTGCAGGCCAGCTTCTCCGGGAAACACAGACGTTTTTCAACATTTGACATAAGCAACGAAGTTAATGAAACGGCCAACGAGAAGTCAAACCAAACGGTGTCCATGAAAGTTTATCTTCAGGGTCTGACAAGTTATCATGGCGATAACCTTTCTCCAAAATCTTTGCTGGATTACTTCTATCTTTCCAGCCAAGACAGGGAAACACCAATGGTACTTGTGTACCTGAAGAAATTACCTGGGTATCCGGATGGTCTGAGCTCAATAATGTTGACGCATATGCTGAAAGAAACCAGACAACCAGAAAATATGGCAGAAACCGATATCAGCGTTGATAAAGAGACACGACTCAGAAGGTCAAACAAACGACTAACCAGTGGCGAAGACGTAAGTGTGACAGAAAGACCGCCTCTGAATCACTTGAGCTGCCGCCGTCACGATTACCGCATACACTTTGCACGTCACTTCAAGAAGGGCTGGTTGTTGTTCCCGGACTACGTCGACGCCCGCATATGCAGTGGAACATGTGTTTTCCCCTTGACGGAGCACATGAACATCACCAACCACGCCGTACTGTTGGCTATCGTTCGGTCTAGTGGTGGCGGAGATGAGTCTACTCCTTGCTGTGTGCCAACTAGTCTGCGGCCAATGAGTGTAGTTTACGTAGACGATGACGGTTCTGTTGTCAACGATATTGCTGAAAACATGATTGTAGATAGTTGTGGATGTCGATAAAGGTACCGAAACCACAGAAGCTACGTGGACTGACTTCTCCGCTTACCGCAAAGTACCAAAGAAATATAATAGGCCTATTTGACTTTCAGCTTGTTTGTACGTAAGAGATTATGTCGAAAAAAGATTAAAATAGCTTAcgatgtattttttgtttcgaTGTTCTTCACGTCGACCAACTTTAGATATTGCCTTAGTGaaattatataatttatatCAGCGGTCAGTAATTTTGGTCACATCGGAAGAGATTAACGATACAGTTTGGTGTTACAACAGGGGAGAAACCATTGATGCTGGCAAACTTCGGGAACGCCGGAAATGCATTCATTTCTTCGTGATTTCCACACCGTATACCCTAAGCTTTCCGCgagctcaattcagggtgttacGTCAATACGTATATGACACTTCTTATACAGCCAACAGGTAGTTTCGTTCATTTATATAAAAGTACAATTATTTCTGTTTCGTATTTCACCTAATCAGGGCCATTTTCTACTTGACGTCAATGATGACATTACtgaaataccacaatctttgtGTTTGAAAATAGCCCTAGTTTGGGAACATAGATACAGTTGAAGGAATTTTCGTTTTACTAGTATTCAGTTGTAGAACCAGAAAACAATACTCCAAACGGTTTCAAACACCCCCAAAACAGAAGACAAGAAATAAGTATATTGTGGGGGAAAATTTAAGTTTATATGACGAAATGTGATGTTATTTCGCTGTAGGGCACCTATATTTACGAAAAGAATACGTTGGCACATGAATGTCTTtggtttctttgatttccactTATAAAGCTGTGTTCAAAGTTACATTCCTGTATTATGTCATGTTGTATTTTCTTGtcacgcatgtatgtatgtatgtatgtatgtatgtatgtatgtatgtatgtatgtatgtatgtatgtatgtatgtatgtatgtatgtatgtatgtatttatgtttgtACGTACAATTTGGCAATTTTCGGAAAGAAATGACGATTTCAACCCCAGGTTCTGACTTTGTGTTCACACAACACACAGGGCCCGGCCATCATTCTATGCCATGTCAGCCTCGCCAGCCACCAAGCAGAATGTCAGATAGTTATGGTTGGTTACAGAAGTGAAGGCCGCACTGTCCAGACTGTTGACATCTGAGGGTCATGTGTCGTGTTTGTACTGCTGGATTGACCATGAGATCTTGGGAGGGAATGGTCAAAATGAGAACATGGAGTTTCTTTACCTCGTAAAGTTTGAATTACGGGAATATTCAGAGAAGAGGGTGTATGCGAGCATGAATCGTCTTTCAGTTTTCAGTTCGGTGATTGGCCCACGCGGTGGGCGTAGCCCACCCAATGGGCCATTGTCACAGGTTGGCGTGTgttatgtctgtatgtgtgtctgtaatatgtctgtgtgtatgtgtgtgtgtgcgtgtgtgtgttatGGATTTGTGTCGTCGATATCTCTCAAACTCATTCATCAAATGTCACGTAATTAGGTACACAGACTTTTTAGGATGGGAACTAGATCTGATTAGGTTTTAGGGGATGTTGATTGCATAGTTCagcagaaattaatttttgaagtaatattttgacttatttttgctcatttttgctcatttacatagcaAGGGAGGAGGTACTAAATTATGAGGAGTGGGGCACAGAGGACTTGGAAATGGTATTACCGTGACTAGGGTTTTTAACTTGTGTGTTCATTCGAATGAGCTTTTGTGCTACTGATGTTTTAAATTCTCTGTGTATATCTCtttgtgtttgtctgtatgtctgtttgtctgtctaagaattatgacaaaaaatgacactgTTCGTTTGTGTATGCTACTAACTTTCCTCATCAGTCAACATCGCCATGAAGGCAGTTGATCCAAGGCCGACATGATGTACCTGCTAGCGACCGTGATCGATATGACTGTTGCAGAGTAAAGTATTTAAAGTAGCTTTGTTTGAGAACCATACAGTTGTTGATATACAGCAGGTAAGTTATTTTATGGCTTTTTCATAGTGTTAGGTGTCATGTCTGATCACAGGACTGCAAATAAATAAGCACAGATAGCTCAGATAACTTCTGCCAACTACCATACGCGTTGCCCTTTCCGAATTGACGTTTCGCTCGACCGAAAGTATCTCTATACAGTACCCCTTTCTCAATACAGATTTAGCCTTATAGTGCTTTATAGATTACCCAAGGCTCCaaaaataaccagatatgaaccgtaaatgctcacgtgtttcattgtatattgcagttatgtgtaaatttgaacctttgccacatgtttagaacttcattgaaagtattatgatcaatataatgaacaatattcagaACAGAttaaactctataggtcattaagtattcaaatacgcaattagctgaaatagaaataattaatttctttgactgctgtcattgtatcacctcTTTGTATAGCAGGTGTAATTGCCtcttgtcaagtccttcaagcaaTATATTCCAAAgtttgaaagctcattacatatgcaaactattaattagctgacatgaaaacttaagtgcgaaatgactttcaatataggtataacctggtataatcatcaatatacatagcatgttatgccaactttaatcaaataaatccaagtatatatccctaattaggaaagttcattaaatacacaaataaggaattggctgaagcaaaagtgcttaatgcctttcaataatgttagcctacataatagtacctttaatgtacatagcaagtctcatcaattttggtcatgtaaattcaaatatatgtcacgtaaattcaaatatatatcccttatttcaaaaattcattaaatattcaaattaggagctggatgaagtaaaaatgcttaatgactttcagtaacgtcgtatcatagtatctttaatgtacatagcaagtttcgtcaactttggtctagtcaatacagataaatatccctgattatgaaagttcattaaatatgcaaataagggattggctaaacttcaaatgcttaatgactttcaataatgttctatcatagtatcttgaatgtacatagccagtttcgtcaactttggtctcgtcaattcagataaatacccttaattaggaaagttcataaaatatgcaaattaggaattggctggagcaaaaatgcttaatgacatttaataatgttctatcatagtatctttaatgtacatagtaagtttcatcaattttggtcttgtaaattcaaatatatatccttactttcaaaaggtcattaaatatgcaaatttggatttggatgaagtaaaaatgcttaatgactttcaataatgttaaatcatagtatcctcaatatgcataccaagtttcgtcaattttgatcaagtaaattcagatatatacgcctaaataggaaatttcattaaatatgcaaattagtaattatctttcatatCACCCctttaataactttcacagctgatatatcttgatgtgatcaacatttgtaccaaatctcatcaaattgtgtgcaatcgttctcaatgtatatccgttttttctaaaatcattaattatgcaaatgagcaaaaagtaagcaagccacaccatccaaaaactaatcagttcttaccatttgcaaattgaatctatgtaccagatttgattctgatctgatgagccgtttttgagatattgagcacacagacagacagacagacacacagatagacagacagacagacagacagacagacatcgctgcgacatatactcacgtgtgtcaacacgtgagcaataAATGGGTTTGtgttatttcatttgaatgtttACGTTCCAGTTTTcagtgggaaaaatcgatcatCTTTGTAGAATGTAAATCAACAGGAGAAAGATACGGTAGAGCAGTTACCagttcatctctctctctctctctctctctctctctctctctctctctctctctctcgtgtccAGCATACCATTTTCAAtggtgttattttattttattttattttattttatcgacATAAACACAGTCCCTTCACGAGCGGCTGTGACATGTACCGGTTCGCGTTCATCTCCTTGCGCTCTTTTTTTATTCCTGCCGTGTTTCATATCATATACGCACAACTTGAGTTGCTAAATGTTTGCGGTCTTATAATAGCGTGAATCGAAGGATAAACGTTAGATGAAAGTATTGATGATGAAGTGATAGTGAAATTCAAGCAATATACTTTGGCAGTCTGTCGTCTACAGAACGTGTAATGAACGCGTAACCCACATTGGCAAACCAGCTGCTCGTAGCAGCAACCGCGTACGCCAAAACAAATTCCTAAGTGACAAGTTTAAAAAAACTATTATTAAAAGTTATTATTTGAAAGTCGAAATCAAAATGGCGACAAcagtaaaaagatgaaaacgtCGATgctgacatttttgtgaaatgtagaGGCTGGAAGCAACTCTGTAACCGCTATCGCTTTTTCCCGATGAAACTTACAGGCAAACTATTACCTCATGCGCACCGAACCATCCAAGAAGCCGTAATCATAAACGTATGAAAGACGTCCATTCTGCAAGTGAAATTCTACTATTCAGAAAGTTGCAATGTTAAAAGCGACAGCAACACACCATTGAGTTATAATGTTTAACACGACATTAACCACGGATTGAAATACTGATCACTTCAAGGCCAAAATTTGCATCGTAACTATGGAGACTAGCGGTTTGTTTCTGAGAAAAAGAGACTGAATTTCGAGAACGCGGCAACTATTACCTAAACGCTACCAATCACAGGATTTGTCAGCTatgtgaaatttgtaaaatttgttaacTTTGATACATTTATCTGTCAATCATTACTTAATTCATCAAAAAACCGATAGCCGTCCCAGGGTCATGAACATTTACGAATAAACAACACAACTCTGTAGCGGATcaatttgacaaaatgaatGGGCTGGATGCCCGAACGGTGTCCTATATCGCCCAAGTGTCCAGTCGTATGTCTTAATTGTCTTGCAAGATTCTGAAATTGTCGATAGCTGTTcgtaatatttttttgtttgtttcgtatttttcaTGTAGCCTGATGTTCAAATAGGACTCGAAAGTTGTATAACGTAATCATGCGAATAACATCGAAAACAGACTTTGTTTTAACGCATGACGTTTGAAGACATTGTATAGCCAATGGGCTTCATGGTGTTTGAACCAATAGTTCTGTTCCTGCTGGTATCGGATATAAAAGCGAGGTTTTACCGcgtttttgtttagttttttatttttgttttgtttgttttgtttttgttttttgttttgggtTATTCCGTGTAATGCACTTATCAGTGTTTTCCACGGGGACGGGAGTGCAGGGAAATTGATCGGACATCGTATTCCGGCAGctggaaatttgactttgtttgtgtaccgtctatttactgtctgttctgtgctgttttgtgtctatgtttacaactattgtcttacaaattttgacctagtgttattggattatggattggtatgattgcgattattttgatCGCTACGGTACGCCCAACAGGTGGGGATTTGACAATGTcgcaaaattgtaatttttgtttacTATATTTACATTATACTTACAATGTTCCGTTCAGTTCAGCTTCGGGATGGAGATTCTAGCATCGGAATGGATCGATCTTGGTGCAACAAAATCAATATTGcaataatactcgtctagtgacTGTTCTCCTGCTAAATTTGGCATAACGGTGTCGGGCctgacaataacaacaacacacaACGATTTCACTAGTTCTTTACTTCAACAGATTCGGAATTTACGtgtacacaaatgtaaataGTACAGCCCTTCATTCTCTGTTTTCTtggctttcattttcatttttagcgTTCAAAACACACGGTTCACTAAGAGTGAGATGTTTATGTCAAGctcattttcatgttttaattaatgtctGTAATTAAGCTATACATCAATATTCAGTGCATCGATTTAAATTGGCCCTTTGCCTTTTGCTGATCATATATCTAGTGTTGGTTGCAGTAAAAGAttcatatctatgacattttaatcaatagatcatttgcatatttaatgaaactttaataAGGCAGTGTATCAAAATGCATTTGATTGGACTTCTTGGAGTACATTGCTTGTATTTACTAATACATTTATGATGACCATGTAACGCTGATTTAAAACTTGTACATAATGTACATAATGTACATAACTTAGGCTATATGTTGAAAGTGAATGTGATATTTCTAGCTTAATTTGATATGACTTCTAAGCTTCAGCAGCTATAATACTTACTTTAAGTCATGCTTGAAGTTTTTGAGTATCTCATATTATAATTAGCTCAATTAGGCcatgaacaaaactgaatggAGTGAATTTGATCCACAGTTTCGTTTAACATATATGCTTAATGAACATGCTATGAGTCGttgcaatattttttaatacattttttgaaagtttgatgagGTTTCCCATATCATAatgagttcatttgcatatatttctaTTTATTTGATATGTATATCCCTTTTTCTCTCCACAGATTTCTAAAGGGCTAACCATAATGTACAACCAATTATAGTCTGTGGCATATGTCAACTGTCAATCATACCAAATTCACTTACTTTTGACATGATCATGTCATTGCTCCTACACAATTTGCAATGCATAACAGTCCAACAAAACAACCCATCTGGAATCATTCATGTGAAAACTCAATTAATTCCAAAGTTGCACTTcaaaagtttaactttatctaACTTTATTGTAGTTGTTGTGTAAATTCCTGAGTTTTTTCGTTGTCATTGTATAgtgtaacttgaaaaatgcacaTTGTTTGTTCATTTCATTATCTTGCTTCATTTACTCTATTAAAAGAgttattgtttatgtttattgcaattgaagcaaaaaatatatatatacataaattacTTATAATTATCGGAACTACAAAGCACAACACTGGCAATTTTGGAGTCCATAAAATAGCTTTTCGCTAGTTAAGTTTGGCTCCAcctcaaaaaattattttgcatgtaaTACAATACTGAGGGCTAATAGATTCTTTACATAATAAATTTATAACACACACAAAGAAATGAAAGGATACATGAACAGCGTAATCAAGTTTTCAAGAAATCGCCAAGGTA includes the following:
- the LOC139148856 gene encoding protein decapentaplegic-like: MIYMGIKRRSLHLARKANRIIGISPSKIVWTEHENAVEISFDVGFANNLLQVLGADFFVQLRRNAEKDVKERHVNVTLSVYRRGVFSELDSNRVITEASFSGKHRRFSTFDISNEVNETANEKSNQTVSMKVYLQGLTSYHGDNLSPKSLLDYFYLSSQDRETPMVLVYLKKLPGYPDGLSSIMLTHMLKETRQPENMAETDISVDKETRLRRSNKRLTSGEDVSVTERPPLNHLSCRRHDYRIHFARHFKKGWLLFPDYVDARICSGTCVFPLTEHMNITNHAVLLAIVRSSGGGDESTPCCVPTSLRPMSVVYVDDDGSVVNDIAENMIVDSCGCR